Proteins encoded within one genomic window of Setaria italica strain Yugu1 chromosome IV, Setaria_italica_v2.0, whole genome shotgun sequence:
- the LOC101782688 gene encoding agamous-like MADS-box protein AGL62, whose amino-acid sequence MTMVKPGKKTSKGRQKIEIRRIEDKEKRQVTLCKRKGGLFKKCSELQLLCGAHVAVAIFSKREDHQPQGSEAPPAATGGRPSRGGSVFAMGTPSVDHVLRRFAPLPGDVHVEDAGCVAAAERAAVEVAAREMRETAALVDAEKKRMEAIGEKVVRAAEAAGKRFWWEADVEALGEGELPEFARALQRVREIVQREAGKRQASAPPAAAAAPWHP is encoded by the coding sequence ATGACGATGGTGAAGCCGGGCAAGAAGACAAGCAAGGGGCGGCAGAAAATCGAGATCCGCCGCATCGAGGACAAGGAGAAGCGCCAGGTCACCCTGTGCAAGCGCAAGGGCGGGCTCTTCAAGAAGTGCTCGGAGCTCCAGCTCCTCTGCGGCGcgcacgtcgccgtcgccatcttCTCCAAGAGAGAGGATCACCAGCCCCAGGGCAGCGAGGCACCGCCCGCCGCGACGGGCGGCAGGCCCTCCCGCGGCGGCAGCGTGTTCGCGATGGGCACCCCCTCCGTCGACCACGTCCTCCGCCGCTTCGCCCCGCTCCCCGGCGACGTGCACGTCGAGGACGCAggctgcgtcgccgccgccgagcgcgccgcggtcgaggtggcggcgcgggagatGAGGGAGACAGCGGCGCTCGTGGACGCGGAGAAGAAGCGGATGGAGGCCATCGGGGAGAAGGTGGTGCgggccgcggaggcggccggaaAGCGTTTCTGGTGGGAGGCTGACGTGGAGGCGCTCGGGGAGGGCGAGCTGCCCGAGTTCGCCAGGGCGCTGCAGCGGGTCAGGGAGATCGTGCAACGCGAAGCAGGCAAACGGCAGGCCTCTgctccaccggcggcggcggcggcgccgtggcatCCGTAG